The DNA region CCATGTAACATCATGCACATGCCTCTCCGTTGCAattccgcatagcaacagaatgcatcgtCAGCTAAATTTGTGACTTGCATCTGTGCTGGCcagcccagcaatgacacccAAGGATCGGATACCGTTCCCGACAGGCGACATCCATCACATCTtacaatatatgaactattgaccttgtttTTGAATTTGTTGAATTGGACTAGAAGGTCATgatgaatacatattttgctaagaattatttttgttgttaaaggCATATGTAGCAGATTGAAATtacctattgacctttttttttaatctattcctGTCATAATCCTTATCAGTGAGTGTTACACTATAGTCCAACTAGGTCCCTACTGGAGAGAAACCATCACTTGCTCAACTTATGTGTATCTCcttcaggcagaaaaaggaataaaaaggagcacagcatagttatttcttTGCTTGCCACTGTActtacacatgcctatctcatcatgtcaccttgggtaccctttaattttgactggatttgctgcatgcttgtttcaggtgtgtgattcagacattactgatgcatgaaagatcaacaggactgccaggcaactggtattgtttaaaaggaaataaatatggcagccccttatacctcacttcagttgtcttttaaacagCTCTACAGTTGTAGAGATCATCAATGAGAGGATCATTTTTATGACTTGTTATATTCTATTGCAATTTGTATATAGCTTGGAATGGGTCTATGCTAATCAGAATCAATAGCAAATGCTTTCATTAGTCCAGTTCTAAACTGCACACTATTTGcaacaaatactgtattttttggactataacactcatttttttctcccccaaaagtgggggaaaaaaagtcactgcgtcttatagtccaaatacagggagttctTGACTTgtaaacgcctgccaatacgaacctccaacccacagggggacacaaaggggcatagaggacagtGGCAGAAACATGGGGGAcacgaggacagaggaggacacaggcagacaaggggtacaagggggcatgaggtacaaaggaggcataatccacaagatgccctgtcaccatggatgcaccaggtttagtatatatttttttcaccggtttttgtcctttaaaaactttggtgtgtcttatggtcaggagcttcttatagtccgaaaaatacggtaatgcaTCAAATCTTAAACATTTGCAATGTGTTATCTCCAGTCAATTGCTCAGCTACATATTTGCAATTTGACTTCTATAACATCTTCAATTtccatttctttaaagagaacccaaggtggcatttcattacgttagtggggcacagaggctggttgggcacactaacaccagcctctgttgccccatcgtgtgcctcaaagaccccccctgctcgccgctatagaccccgcagtgctggcgacacgtagCGTgtggccagcacaatgtttaccctagcgctgcctgtcagcgccgctcccccgcatcgccgctacccgcccgcgtccattccctcccgctgattggagggaagggacgagggcgggtagcggcgatgcggaggaggcgggggagtggcgctgacagacagcgctagggtaaacattgtgctggcgacgcgctgcgtgtcgccagcactgcggggtctatagcggcgagcaggggggtctttgaggcacatgatggggcaacagaggctggtgtaagtgtgcccaaccagcctctgtgccccactaacttaatgaaatgccacctcaggttctctttaaaaaaaaataaataatcactGTATAGGTTATCTGTAACATCAAatcattgtatttattctatttcAATCACATACAATGAACATAAAAACTGTTTACAATATACATTGTTCACAATACCCGTTAATGAAGATACCagcattttttccattgaatATCACTTTGAATTTGTATTACCCTATGTGTTAGGGATATCATTTATAGATAAATGCCCTTATAGTGAATGGGTTTCACATTCTTGTTAGTACTTAAGAAGGAGGGGCTTACATCTTTTTTACTTTGCATGTTCTTCAGTTTGTACTCAACACATTTTGTGAATCCAGCGATTATGGCTTCATCGCTATTGCTGATTGAACACGGTCTACATAAAAGTACATGGAGTTTAACTTAGGTGTCCACAAAAACAGGAGTCATGATGCAATATTTTCTGAGAAATTATCTGTGCTAAGACTactgatggcaatgcttaggagaactcatagggaaacatgtgaaaaagtttgatcagctgatagatttctaAGGTTCTAATTTGCTGTCATGACTTCCTGGTtaaaacacatgatcatgaccaataCATCAGAGTCTTACAGGTCTATcaactgatcaaactgatcacgagAATCTCCTCAGCATTGCtattcagggctggatttttcacaaggcactgtaggcacaggcctacaggtgcctgatgatggaaaggcagctcactcccctcccacagtgcctccctccctccttccccatgtAGAATGCAGAGcagagagtaaatgagaggtttttcacccagctcttggcattccactgaagagatctcccttcagtcggaggcaccactagctacttaatactgagggtacctttggctaccttatcctaaggggcatctgtagctacctatgatgggcaaaggaAGTAGGGGAGAAGGCCAACCAGcatacttgcggtgcagtttggtgggaatttgtaggttcatggagggcaaagtctagggtgccagaacatctgtgccttttCATATGACCTTGTTCATGCTTGAGGAACCCTAAACATATAGCTGGTCATATACCATACAACGTTGATTTTAACCTCAAACCAGTTTTGATTGTAAAGTCTTACCTCATCTATGTAGTATTTCAACAGTCCGAGAGTAGTTTGAAACATTCTCTCTTACTAAGTGAAACTGgtgagattgtacaatcaagatagaTTAATATTTATACTTCCACAGAATGCAAAAGACTATCTAGTACATCCAGCATTCCATGGCCATCTGCAGAGCCTCAGAGGTGGGAGTGGATTACAGTTCACTTTTTATATGGTGACAGCCCGTAAACACACTGGTGTGGATTCGGAAAGACTGCAGTGAGCTGTGCTACCCTTTACATTCATTACTGCTGGGTGCAGCAGCCTACTGCATGCCTAATTCATTGGCCAGCTGAACATACGGTACTTGCTGGACTTCTCCCTGCCAGTGAAGTCTCCATGCTGCTCAATATCTTCTGCTTTGTGCAAAGcagggaaaagggaaaaaaaaaaaaaaatcatgaaccCCCACTTCCCCCAAAGCCATAAGAATTCCACAACCTGCTATAGGAGCTGGTaacatacaggaaaaaaaaaaaccaactcaTGAGTGTGGGAGTGCCCTCAAATCTGTTTAACATGTTGTTGTGGCCATGTGCAGGCTATTTCGTCGCTCTCTCCTTGCAAAGTACCGCAGGAACTCTTTAGCGATCCCCTGGCCTGGTGGGGTGCAGATAAACATCCCTGCTTGACTGGTCAGGGGCTCCCTGGAGTCCCTTGCACACTTGCTTACAGTGTAAATCTGAGGGATTTGTCACAGCAGCCCCCACACTGTGGTCATTAGACAGGAAGTTGTCAGGTGGCATGGATCTTTCCTTTTGTATGGACCTTTTCACAGCAGATCCTTGAGGTCTGGTGCACTGTAGCCTGGCACATATTTCCAGATAGTAGATGAGCTTCCAGTCATTTGATGATCGGCATGGAGTGCTAAAGATATATTGCTTTGTGCTGATACATATGTCAGcatgatatactgtacatatgtgaACTGACCCTTACAGTCGTTTAAATTAAAAACACAGGagcccatatgaaattcacttttttctcctgtgttttctcctaggtgataatttttcatctttttacataactttttagcatttcataattaaaaaaaaaacctaaagtggtagaaaaagtactgtcaaactgATATtgtgtgttttcttgcttgctaagtgtttaaagggcattttaatgacaaggtgtgaaaatatcaacttggaaaaaaactaattgcaaatgggccaagATGTCataatattttattatttgtAAACTGCTATAAGGTTATTTTCCCTGATCTCCATCTTGACCCTCCACTTAATTGCAGCATGGTTCCCATCCGGTTGAGTgcagtcttgttagcttgctagcATACACTGAAAGCAGTACACTCTCTTTTCAAACTCAATAACTTCCTGCTGTGTGTTCCACCTCTCTGTATAGAGTTGGCTGTTGCTTGTGGTGGGCTGATACAAactgatcacttgtgtgctacagTTTGGGGGAACCTTTGTTTAGGCCTATAATGTACAATAactacaatatacagtattttgatGACAACGCTGTCTGCCTTTTTTCTTTCAGGAGTCACGATGCTGCTGACCGTGACACCCCTGGAGGACCCAGGACCTCCTTCTCCTGCACCACCTCCATTAGCTCCGAAGCCCGGCAAAGACAATGCTCGCCTCCAGCGCCTCCTGCGGAAAGCTGCAAAGAGAGCTGGAGCACAACCACCTCCAACACAGACCCCGAAGGCCTTCCGTTCTACACTCTCCCCAGTCAATGAAGGCGATTTGGAAAGTCCTGAACCCGCTGGTCAACAGAAACACCTGCCTCCTCAAATTAATCTACCTCCTCGCTTTCAGATCAAGGGAATTACCCACCGagtgccctccccttatcctaaaCAGCACACCTTTACCTTCACTGTGTGTGAGCAACAAATTATAAACCAGTATCTAAGTCCAAGTCCAATTCCTGACACACCTTCACCTCGCCCATCTGGATCTAGTACTCAAGACAATCCTTTCCTGTTTCCTCCAGGAGGTAGCGCCTCTGACCCTACATCACAAAGAGCGTATGCCAATGTCAGTCCACGACCTTGCACACCAAGACATGTTGCCTTCAGTCCAACACCGACTAAACAGCCAGCAGTACCCCTCATTCAAATTTCTGACCTCCCTGTTATTCTTGTGCCCGATTCAGaaccagagtgccctagacttATACCTCCAAATAAAGATGAGGTAATAAATGAAAGTCAGAACAACACAATGGTCTCAAGTGCAGAGAGTGGTCATTCCTCACTCAAGAGCCCTTTACCTGATCAAGAAAAGTCAACTTACACATCTATTAGTTGTATTTCTGTGAATTTAGAGAACAAGCAAACACCACAGCAAGCTCCATCTGCAGAAGTGACAAATAGTTCAGGGGTATTAGAATGTTCAAGGGTTGCAGAACTTCCATGCAGTAGATCAGCTTTTGATTCAGGGAAAACAGATATGAATCAGATCCCCATAGCCGCCCACACTACAGATGGTGGCCTTCCAATGATTTCAGAGGTTAAAAGCAAAACGCTTCCTCCTGTAGATACTAGTCCACCAAAAACTGTTGAAACACCCAAGAAGACACCTTCACAAACTGATAAATCCGCCAGTCTGAAAGTTACCATCTCAGAGGAAAACATATTAAAGACTCCAGAACGGCCAAAACCACCCAGGAAGAAGCCTGGAGGAGGGTGGGCAAGACTGATGAAGCACCTTGTAGTTGAGCCTGAAGAGCAAACATTTCCAGAGCCACAAAAGGCTgaagaaaaaaatgagaaaacaGCAGAGGGCACAGGAACTGGTGCTGGGGGGACTCAACCAAGCAAAGGGCTTCGAGCCAACAAGATGTGGGATGCATTGTTATATCACATGACAACATCTAAGGGTCCAGAGAAATCTGGACCAACATCAGGATCAACACAAGCACCCCCTTCACTTCCTTTCCTGCGTTCTCGTTTACCTCTCCTCCTGCATCGACCTAGATTTGATGCAAGAAAGCTAAAAGAGGCAGCATCCAAGCCCCTGCGGAAAGTCACCGCCTTCTTCCACCGCCGCATCGCAGACAAAGCACCCACCAGCACGTTCAACAGGACggcttcaggatggagccttcgAGCAGAGGACGCCGAGCAGGAAAACAAGGCACAGGAGAATGCAGTGGATGGTGAAAATGTCACAACAAGTTGAATAAAGTAAATGATTCTCCATTTACTAATCCCAGAatacagaatgttctgaaactgtaGTATTCTCTTGTGTGCTCTCCCTACACTACATAAGAATATATGATAGTATGTGCTGTGTCCAAGCGTTAAAGGGTTAATACGCACACATTTATAGGTAAGATTATGCAGACATAGAGAAGTATATTTTAAAGAATAATTCATTCACATAAACCTTCAAAGCAGAACCtaatcaataatgcagatatTTTGCATTATTGATATCACTGGATAGAAAAAGACAGCATAGACCCATTATTTACATACAGCTGCAGCACAGACCCTTCTCTGCACCCCATCCTTTTGCCTCACTAGCACCATAGGAAAATAAACCCTAGAAGGAAAACGAAACTTTACCCTACACTTCCTAACTTTGAGAAAATTAAAGAGTATCTGAACAAAAAGCACTAAATCGTGTCATACAGCACATGGACTGCAGGAAACTATGTACAGGTACCTTCTTGCATCACTGATTTTAGTTTTGTTTTCCAAATCAAAATACAACCTTGCTGCTGTCATGGTTTACATTTCATAAATAAGCCACTATCAGCCTCTACTCagtggcttcaattcacaaagcattaccggtAATGCAGAAGTTACAGAACATTATatgaaatgtcaattcataaaggctgttaccgcatggcaagCAGAAATCACGGACCAGTGAGGTAAATGACCagcttgtgtggtaaatacctcaacacatgtccgtaaatgtcaattcatgaagattagaacatgcggtaaagcccagAAACGTGCGGTGATTACTAGCAGCTCTGATGTGTCAGAAACAGTGTGGTATCCCATGACTCACAGGGggtcatttatcaagagtgtctgagacaaaatattggtagctttTTAGAAatacgtgcagaactgtctcagacatcttaagaaatcactaaatagcctagattccttcttaaactgtcatgaataggaggagttagtaagtgcagtgtgggaggggaatcGCTGTTGCTGAGGTAGCCAATACATCTGTTGTAAGAACAGTTCCTCCTGCTGGTTAAAAcagttgaagaaaaaaaaaaaactgttggtaatgagtTGATAAATTTTGCCCACAGAAGCAGAGAGGGGTAGCCAATGACTGATAGGAGCAGAGACCCAATAGGAACAGCCTCTATCTCCTGCAAGTCCCCGTAATACGCTCCCGATACCGTCTAGGGAGGATCAAGCTTCTTTACCCCCCAGGCATCAGAGAAGAGAGGTGGCAGAAAAGAGatttcccctgcagcccttcaggtgtttaaccctttaggttcctgtttgaggatgcggaggagctagtggggaaatcacctaagcatggcatgtttaatgtttcttggaagttcatcttaaataaagcggaatataaccctgcatttcaactttgctctaaaacattatttacagtatattatatgcaaccagcatttttttttttttactagaccagcaatggaagggttacacagggctttaaagtccctggagatttttgcagacgcatccgaacttgagttagatactttttgtttacacaaatgtatctaagtgtttattgtgactcatctctctcacggagaaggagttggagggcagccaaagagtgtgtaacatttctaaatatatacatataactaaatagaatgtaactatctgaacgtctgctcggaacttaaaacctctgtgtttaacccttccaatgctggtctagtaaaaaaaatgctttttgcatataatatgctgtaaataatgttttagagcaaagttgaaatgcagggttatattccgctttaactgtgGTAATTAAATAAAAGGTTGATAAAAAGACTAACAGACTAATCGGCAGATTCAGAGGGAGTAGAACAAACATGAGcatctaaagcaggggtgcccattaggtagatcgcgatctaccggtagatcacaaggacttcatggtagatcctgacCTCACTACAttctccattctgtatatacaattgtgctcctaaaactgcacataggtagatcattttgacttgctattttttaaagtagctcacaagccgaaaaagtgtggacacccctgatctaaagggatgtcggggatgCCTTGTACTTTTGTAATGCTGTCAGTGCACGGAGAGCAGCATGCAACAAAACAGACTCCATGCTGCTATTCTACTGTTACCGAACAgttttttgtgaattgaagccataattttggtaaattaccgaacttctaccgcacttgtgaaaatctttatgaattgccccccaaaaaagtctaaaatactgaatgcggtattttaccgacctgatttttttttatcgaacAGCCCTTTGTGAACTGAAGCCAGTGTTTGCAGATATCATCAACACATCGGTAGAGGGATGAAAAATATTGTAAAGAATAATTTTACAGCTGTAGAAAGCACCTTATTGAAGCAGAGTGCAGCATCAAACTGACtgtaagcatacctcccaacttttataGATAAGAAAGTGGAACACTTTAAGATACGCCccggccacacctctaaccacgccccaccgcaaatcccccccccctcccccactgcatatcacaaagaatacagaatcaaaagatgtagttttatcattcagaccacactggtcctttccatcatcagtagttttccttcactttaacatttgaaaataagaaatatatcaatttaattgatgggtctaaagtttagagtcagctaAACACActtttcaggagaaaaataccTATATTTACACAGACCTGTACATCAGTCTTCAAAGAGGGTCacaagaggaagaaagagggacaaagggatttcccaaagagggactgtccccttcaaaagagggacagttgggagctatgtgtaaGTCCTGTATAACAGCTTGCTGCACATACTGCAGTTGACATGGCAGTATTATAAAAAGGAGGAAAATAAATAATGGAAGTATATAACATTACTAATCAGGGCTTtgtttaagggcttgtttccactgttgcgacgcgatttcgccggtattccgacgcttgtaaaaacgcatgcggatgcgtttccgcatgcgtttttacccgcgatttcgcgtgcgaaattaaccatgacactgccagggcaaaataaaattgaaaaaggtgcgaaatcgcgggtaaaaacgcatgtaacaaacgcatgcgtttttactattaaatacattagcggcgattcgcatgcattccactagcaggcaaattcgttggctcttttgtgcgtttttttaccgctgaaaaaaaaacgcacctcaacaacgctacagtggaaacaggcccatccacttgcattacatgtgcgaatctgcatgcgttggatgcatgcagattcgcgatagtggaaacgagccctgaagatCTCTTGAACACACTACAGTAAATACACCAACACTTTAAATATGCTAGATATGGTTGTTGTGTAGTCGGATACTGCCACCTGGTTTTGTACACACCACGTACATTAAGAAGTGAAGAAAAAACTGCAGGGAAATCATACAGGAGTACACGTCTCTGTCCGCTTTCACGACCTGCTCACTACAGCATATGGTTCTGTACAGAATACGGACACAAAATCGTGCCTGCAGTGCGCTTTCAAAAACTGACCTTTAAGTTACAAGTAGGGGGAATGCTACTGCTGAACTGTCATTGTCAACAATACATGCTGCCATTGGGGAATACAGataagcagtggcgtaactaaggagcttctgGCCTTGGTGCTACTCTtagatggggccccaagcactattTATACGGAGCCCCAAAacataccaaggacagctgccgtGGCAGAGAGGTGTAATGAGAGTGAGAGGCTTGTTAAGgaataccactatgcaatgcacatatagaggtgttcctaatcagcataacaccaataaaaagctaataagatgaatgaaggagggcacctctggcccaagggccctggtgcgttTGAAACTTCTGCATCCCCTGCAGTTAAGCAAATGTgcacaaaacagacacaaaagaaAATATTGTGCAACTGACATGGAGGACGACCACAACAACAAGAGGCTGTATAGTTAATATAGCTAATAGCTGTATAGCTAAAccaatcttatttttttttttttgttgttgttaatatAAACATTTGTAAATATCTTGAGTTAGATTCTTTAACTTCACAGCATCAATTCTCACAAAACACTTTCTGTGCACAGCTGGTTCTGCTAAAAATATATACACAACACACAGCACTCCAGTACATGGAGAATGGGAGTGGATGATTCCATAGATTGGGAGAAGAGAGGGTGCTGAACATCAGGAAAAGAGGAATTTGTATTATTGTTCTAGTTGGAATGAGAGAGAACGACCTGCTGGACACAATTTCGGTACCTTGTGGGCTAAATGAAGAGTCTCCTATTAGGGCACAAAATGTGAGGACACCATGGccgatgtgcaattcactttttctcctgagttttctcctaggtgagattttcaaaCCTTGTCAATATAACACCTTTCAAACCCCCAGCAAATgagtaaatactcaaaataattttgatagtactacaGCATTTCATTACAGTTTCAATTAGTGCTGAAAAAGaagctgaaaaattatctcttaggacaaGATTCAGGAGaaagaaaaacttaattgcatataggcctatAGCCCTTATTCATTTCACCTTTGCTCCTAAGTTTttacctaggagatcatttttcatctgtttacttttcagtactctgcgactaaaaaaaaaaaaaataaagcaccaaaaagtaggtgaaaaagtgcagtCATAATTATTCTAAgtgttttattgcttgctggtggcttaaaagaactCTGAACAGGCAAGCAAAATGGAAATCTGaaataacctggggcttcctccagacccccgTAGTCCACGAGGTTACTCGGCATCCTGTGGGTCCCCTCCGTGCTCCCGCTGATTGCTCCAGTAGCACGCAACTTTGGCCGAAGTCATGCATGCCCAGCGCAATCATACGCCTGTCAACATGAGGGTTCTGTGCAAGCACGGTTCTTGAATGACTGAACGCTTATGGCAACGGGTGCGTGATCGAGCCAGGCACATGGACAGGCTGGGCTTCCGCAGCTGCGCTTGACTTCTGCCGAAGTAGCACACCTAATGGACCTGCCAGCAGGACCGTGGAGGGAACCCAGAGAATGCTAAGGGACCTCGctggctac from Hyperolius riggenbachi isolate aHypRig1 chromosome 11, aHypRig1.pri, whole genome shotgun sequence includes:
- the PRR33 gene encoding proline-rich protein 33 — encoded protein: MLLTVTPLEDPGPPSPAPPPLAPKPGKDNARLQRLLRKAAKRAGAQPPPTQTPKAFRSTLSPVNEGDLESPEPAGQQKHLPPQINLPPRFQIKGITHRVPSPYPKQHTFTFTVCEQQIINQYLSPSPIPDTPSPRPSGSSTQDNPFLFPPGGSASDPTSQRAYANVSPRPCTPRHVAFSPTPTKQPAVPLIQISDLPVILVPDSEPECPRLIPPNKDEVINESQNNTMVSSAESGHSSLKSPLPDQEKSTYTSISCISVNLENKQTPQQAPSAEVTNSSGVLECSRVAELPCSRSAFDSGKTDMNQIPIAAHTTDGGLPMISEVKSKTLPPVDTSPPKTVETPKKTPSQTDKSASLKVTISEENILKTPERPKPPRKKPGGGWARLMKHLVVEPEEQTFPEPQKAEEKNEKTAEGTGTGAGGTQPSKGLRANKMWDALLYHMTTSKGPEKSGPTSGSTQAPPSLPFLRSRLPLLLHRPRFDARKLKEAASKPLRKVTAFFHRRIADKAPTSTFNRTASGWSLRAEDAEQENKAQENAVDGENVTTS